The following proteins are co-located in the Hevea brasiliensis isolate MT/VB/25A 57/8 chromosome 11, ASM3005281v1, whole genome shotgun sequence genome:
- the LOC131170321 gene encoding protein DOG1-like 4, producing the protein MKIVLAFFCPIWISPLENAYSWVFGWKSSIVLKLVNSIRTNGVPSSGPVELTQEQMRKVEALRVKIRLEEEKVERETERQQVAVADKKMAELVRLVVRVKNGEQVRQVEGLV; encoded by the coding sequence ATGAAGATTGTGCTTGCTTTCTTTTGTCCAATTTGGATTTCCCCTTTAGAGAATGCTTATTCTTGGGTTTTTGGGTGGAAATCTTCAATAGTGCTTAAACTGGTTAACTCAATAAGGACAAATGGTGTTCCCAGTTCGGGTCCAGTTGAATTGACACAAGAACAAATGAGAAAGGTTGAGGCTTTGCGGGTGAAAATAAGGTTAGAAGAGGAGAAGGTGGAGAGGGAAACAGAGAGGCAACAAGTGGCTGTAGCAGACAAGAAGATGGCGGAGTTGGTAAGGTTGGTGGTTCGAGTGAAAAATGGGGAGCAAGTGAGGCAGGTGGAGGGACTGGTGTAG